A single Vanacampus margaritifer isolate UIUO_Vmar chromosome 14, RoL_Vmar_1.0, whole genome shotgun sequence DNA region contains:
- the LOC144034069 gene encoding WD repeat-containing protein 36-like, giving the protein MAGGGGSSLFSGFRLLGLYCNHVPHVLRYHRKHREFYLVTSVGKCLHTYNVSRLGIVAISNSLQDDITCMAADRMLAFAAAGTLVYAFARNKEVVMRYRGHEQEVRLLLPFGDQLISSDGGGLVIVWDVQSGDVYLQLHFEPATFDVSAMMHPSTYLNKVLLGSSQGALQLWNLKTSKLLYTFAGWSAGVTVLQQSPAVDVVAVGTATGRIIVHNIRLDETLMAFAQDWGPITSLAFRTDGPPTLAAGSPQGHVTLWDLERQQLLAQLRHAHKTAVSASFVHGEPLLITTAGDNAIKVWILDQEGGGARLLRNRQGHSAPPTAIRHHGDDGKNILSAGQDGTLQSFSTVHERLHKNLGHGSVNKKKEQKKKKGLSYEELRLPAITAFSSAAARQSDWDGIVACHRGRLAATTWNFQRCTRGAHHLSPPGGGNTSVATAVDITSCGNFALVGSSCGRVDVYNLQSGLHRGCYGDGQKAHSGAVRGVASDALNQLTLTAASDWLLKFWRFKSRKQEEQMKLNAAPASMKLHRDSGMLALALDDLTLLIVDVETKRVVRKFAGHHGNTNDMTFSPDGRWLITGGMDCTIRTWDVPSGSLVDCFLVSMAPVGVSMSPTGDFLATSHVDVLGVCLWTNKSLCGPVGLRPLPADYQPEAETLPGGGAPEAEREVTLEEEEPDEAYSSAEQLGAELVTLSQLPESRWKHLLCLDAIKRRNKAPTAPVSGASAPFFLPTVPGLTPRFAVPQRETQSKVLSCSLPSQRSKFSCALQEGLETESFAVAVQLLKSLGPSAVSVELAGLSPEGGGADSLLLAFIGMTDSMLASGRDFDLAHAYLSLFLKLHLHSLAQDAVALEALVRLSSRLEAGWAELRASFNQSLCLLAYAKSALL; this is encoded by the exons ATGGCGGGAGGAGGCGGAAGTAGTTTGTTCAGCGGCTTCCGACTTTTGGGACTTTACTGCAACCACGTGCCGCACGTACTGCGTTATCATCGCAAACACCGGGAGTTCTATCTGGTGACGTCAGTTGGGAAATGTTTGCACACGTACAAC GTCAGTCGTTTGGGCATCGTGGCCATCA GTAACAGCCTGCAGGATGACATCACATGCATGGCGGCAGACAGGATGTTGGCCTTCGCCGCCGCCGGCACGCTCGTGTACGCCTTCGCCAGGAACAAAGAG GTGGTGATGCGCTACCGTGGACACGAACAGGAAGTGCGCCTGCTGCTTCCTTTCGGCGACCAGCTGATCTCGTCCGACGGCGGCGGGCTTGTCATCGTCTGGGACGTTCAAAGCGGCG ACGTTTACCTGCAGCTGCACTTTGAGCCCGCCACCTTTGACGTGTCGGCCATGATGCACCCCAGCACGTACCTCAACAAAGTGCTGCTGGGAAGTTCCCAGGGTGCATTGCAGCTCTGGAACCTCAAGACCag CAAGTTGTTGTACACGTTTGCCGGCTGGTCGGCAGGTGTCACTGTGCTGCAGCAG AGCCCGGCGGTGGACGTGGTGGCCGTCGGCACGGCAACGGGCCGCATCATCGTTCACAACATCCGATTGGACGAGACGCTGATGGCCTTCGCGCAGGACTGGGGACCAATCACGTCGCTGGCTTTCCggacag ACGGGCCGCCCACGCTGGCGGCGGGAAGCCCACAAGGTCACGTGACCTTGTGGGACCTGGAGCGGCAGCAGCTGCTGGCTCAGCTCAGACACGCCCACAAGACGGCGGTGAGCGCCAGCTTCGTGCACGGCGAGCCGCTTCTCATCACCACCGCCGGCGACAACGCCATCAAG GTCTGGATCCTTGACCAggaagggggcggggccagGTTGCTGAGAAATCGCCAGGGTCACAGTGCCCCGCCCACCGCCATCCGTCACCATGGCGACGACGGGAAAAACATCCTCAGCGCAG GTCAAGACGGGACACTGCAGTCTTTTTCCACCGTCCACGAACGACTCCACAAGAACCTTGGACACG GCTCCGTCAATAAAAAGAaagagcagaagaagaagaagggctTGTCCTACGAGGAGCTGCGCTTGCCCGCAATCACCGCCTTCTCCTCCG CTGCGGCCCGCCAGTCGGACTGGGACGGCATCGTGGCGTGTCACCGCGGTCGCCTGGCGGCCACCACCTGGAACTTCCAGCGCTGCACCAGGGGGGCGCACCACCTCAGCCCGCCGGGGGGCGGCAACACTTCCGTCGCTACG GCCGTggacatcacttcctgtgggAACTTTGCGCTTGTGGGGTCTTCGTGCGGCCGCGTCGACGTTTACAACCTGCAGTCGGGACTTCATCGCGGTTGCTATGGAGACGGGCAGAAAG CTCACAGCGGCGCCGTGCGAGGCGTGGCCAGCGACGCGCTCAATCAGCTGACTCTCACCGCCGCGTCCGATTGGCTGCTCAAGTTCTGGCGCTTCAAGAGCCGCAAACAGGAAGAGCAGATGAAGCTCAACGCGGCGCCCGCTAGCATGAAGCTGCACAGGGACAG CGGGATGCTGGCGCTCGCTCTGGATGACTTGACGCTGCTGATCGTCGACGTGGAAACCAAGCGAGTGGTCCGCAAGTTCGCCGGTCACCACGGCAACACCAACGACATG ACTTTCAGCCCCGACGGTCGCTGGTTGATCACCGGCGGGATGGACTGCACCATTCGCACGTGGGACGTCCCCTCCGGAAG CCTGGTGGACTGCTTCCTGGTTTCCATGGCGCCGGTGGGCGTGTCCATGTCCCCCACTGGAGACTTCCTGGCGACGTCGCACGTGGACGTCCTGGGCGTTTGCTTGTG GACCAATAAGAGCCTGTGCGGGCCGGTGGGGCTCCGCCCACTGCCGGCCGACTACCAGCCGGAGGCGGAGACTCTGCCGGGGGGAGGGGCGCCGGAGGCCGAGCGGGAAGTGAcattggaggaggaggagcccgACGAAGCATACAGCTCGGCGGAGCAGTTGGGGGCGGAGCTTGTGACGCTGTCGCAGCTACCCGAGTCCAGATGGAAACATCTGCTGTGCCTGGACGCCATCAAG AGGAGGAACAAAGCGCCGACTGCGCCCGTGTCTGGAGCGTCGGCGCCCTTCTTCCTGCCCACCGTGCCGGGCCTCACGCCGCGCTTCGCCGTCCCGCAGCGGGAAACGCAG TCCAAGGTGCTGAGCTGCAGTCTGCCGTCCCAGAGGTCAAAGTTCAGCTGTGCTCTGCAGGAAGGTCTTGAAACGgagtcat TCGCCGTTGCCGTGCAGCTGTTGAAAAGTTTGGGTCCGTCGGCCGTGTCCGTGGAGCTGGCCGGTCTGTCGCCGGAAGGGGGCGGAGCCGACAGCCTCCTGTTGGCCTTCATTGGCATGACGGACAGCATGCTGGCCAGTGGGCGGGACTTTGATCTGGCTCACGCCTACCTGTCGCTGTTTCTCAAG CTTCACCTGCACTCGCTGGCTCAGGATGCCGTCGCATTGGAAGCCTTGGTCCGCCTCTCCTCGCGGCTGGAGGCGGGATGGGCGGAGCTACGGGCGTCCTTCAATCAATCGCTTTGTTTGTTGGCCTACGCCAAGAGTGCACTTTTGTGA